The following proteins come from a genomic window of Enterobacter chengduensis:
- a CDS encoding efflux transporter outer membrane subunit translates to MILRPIAALVVAVLLAGCQSVDVKPAQPTLHIPTQWRADAGPASPTEQLWWRNFHDNHLNRYVDQALRHNSDVLIARERINEYQARVFAADGSLFPSLDAGVTGTRARSQSAATGLPVYGTLYRGSLTASYDVDIWGVNRSTANAAEASLAAQKAAAAAADLTVASSVASGYVTLLSLDEQLRVTESTLKSREEAFNLAKRQFETGYTSRLELMQSDSELRSTRAQVPVLQHQIAQQENALSLLLGSNPGNVARSESFAALTPLALPSQLPSTLLNRRPDIVQAERQLLAADATLAASRASLLPSINLTATGSIQDRTLSGLLDNPLQLWSVGGSILAPLLNRQALNAQVDISQSQRNQALYAYEKTVRNAFAEVNNSLDAISRYREQLTELLAQQDVAQETLRIAQNRYRNGYSSYLDVLDAQRTLFSVQTSVVQVKNNLLLAQIDLYKALGGGWESA, encoded by the coding sequence ATGATCCTGCGCCCGATAGCCGCGCTGGTCGTGGCGGTGCTGCTTGCCGGATGCCAGTCCGTCGACGTCAAGCCGGCGCAGCCGACGCTGCACATCCCCACCCAGTGGCGAGCCGACGCCGGGCCTGCCAGCCCGACGGAGCAGCTCTGGTGGCGCAACTTCCACGACAATCATCTCAACCGCTATGTGGACCAGGCGCTACGGCACAACAGCGACGTGCTGATCGCCCGGGAACGCATTAACGAGTATCAGGCCCGGGTGTTTGCGGCCGACGGCAGCCTGTTTCCCTCGCTCGACGCGGGCGTCACGGGAACGCGCGCCCGTTCGCAATCCGCCGCGACCGGGCTGCCGGTCTACGGCACGCTGTACAGAGGAAGCCTGACGGCGAGCTACGACGTGGATATCTGGGGCGTCAACCGCAGCACGGCCAATGCCGCCGAAGCCTCGCTGGCGGCGCAAAAAGCCGCCGCCGCCGCCGCGGATTTGACCGTCGCGTCTTCCGTTGCCTCCGGCTATGTCACCCTGCTCTCGCTTGACGAACAGCTGCGCGTGACCGAATCCACGCTGAAATCGCGCGAAGAGGCGTTTAACCTCGCGAAGCGTCAGTTTGAGACGGGCTACACCTCGCGCCTGGAGCTGATGCAGTCGGATTCCGAACTGCGCTCGACGCGGGCGCAGGTGCCGGTGCTGCAGCACCAGATTGCACAGCAGGAGAATGCCCTGAGCCTGCTGCTGGGCAGCAACCCGGGCAACGTGGCGCGCAGCGAAAGCTTTGCGGCGCTTACGCCGCTGGCGCTGCCGTCGCAGCTGCCTTCTACGCTTCTGAACCGTCGGCCGGATATCGTTCAGGCCGAACGCCAACTGCTGGCGGCGGATGCCACGCTTGCCGCGTCGCGCGCCAGCCTGCTGCCGTCGATCAACCTGACCGCCACCGGATCGATTCAGGATCGCACCCTTTCCGGCCTGCTGGACAACCCGCTTCAGCTCTGGAGCGTCGGGGGCAGTATTCTCGCCCCGCTGCTGAACCGCCAGGCGCTGAATGCGCAGGTGGATATTTCCCAGTCCCAGCGAAACCAGGCGCTGTACGCCTATGAAAAAACCGTGCGCAACGCGTTTGCCGAAGTGAACAACAGCCTTGACGCCATTTCGCGCTATCGGGAACAGCTGACCGAGCTGCTTGCCCAGCAGGATGTGGCGCAGGAGACGCTGCGCATTGCGCAGAATCGCTATCGCAACGGCTATTCTTCCTATCTGGACGTGCTGGACGCGCAGCGCACGCTGTTCTCGGTCCAGACCAGCGTGGTGCAGGTGAAAAATAACCTGCTGCTGGCGCAGATTGATTTGTATAAAGCGCTGGGCGGCGGCTGGGAGAGCGCGTGA
- the hrpA gene encoding ATP-dependent RNA helicase HrpA, which produces MTEQQKLTFPMLLQQLDALTLRDKQRFARRLHGVKKVKNPDAQQAIYQEMAKEIEQAAGKVVLREAARPAITYPENLPVSQKKQDILEAVRDHQVVIVAGETGSGKTTQLPKICMELGRGVKGLIGHTQPRRLAARTVANRIAEELQTEPGGCIGYKVRFSDHVSDNTMVKLMTDGILLAEIQQDRLLMQYDTIIIDEAHERSLNIDFLLGYLKELLPRRPDLKVIITSATIDPERFSKHFNNAPIIEVSGRTYPVEVRYRPIVEEADDTERDQLQAIFDAVDELGNESAGDILIFMSGEREIRDTADALSKRDLRHTEILPLYARLSNSEQNRVFQPHGGRRIVLATNVAETSLTVPGIKYVIDPGTARISRYSYRTKVQRLPIEPVSQASANQRKGRCGRVSEGICIRLYSEDDFLSRPEFTDPEILRTNLASVILQMTALGLGDIAAFPFVEAPDKRNIQDGVRLLEELGAITTDEQATVYKLTPLGRQLSQLPVDPRLARMVLEAQKHGCVREAMIITSALSIQDPRERPMDKQQASDEKHRRFHDKESDFLAFVNLWNYLGEQQKALSSNQFRRQCRVDFLNYLRVREWQDIYTQLRQVVKELGIPVNSEPAEYREIHIALLTGLLSHIGMKDAEKQEYTGARNARFSIFPGSGLFKKPPKWTMVAELVETSRLWGRIAARIDPEWVEPVAQHLLKRSYSEPHWERAQGAVMATEKVTVYGLPVVAARKVNYSQIDPALSRELFIRHALVEGDWQTRHAFFRENLKLRAEVEELEHKSRRRDILVDDEALFEFYDQRISHDVISARHFDSWWKKASKETPDLLNFEKSMLIKEGAESVSKLDYPNFWHQGNLKLRLTYQFEPGADADGVTVHIPLPLLNQVDESGFEWQIPGLRRELIIALIKSLPKPVRRNFVPAPNYAEAFLGRVTPLELPLLDALEREFRRMTGTTIDREDWNWDQVPDHLKISFRVVDDKNKKLLEGRSLSELKEALKGKVQETLSAVADDGIEQSGLHIWSFGQLPESYEQKRGNYKVKAWPALVDERDSVAIRLFDNPQEQQQMMWRGLRRLLLLNIPSPIKYLHEKLPNKAKLGLYFNPYGKVLDLIDDCISCGVDKLIHEAGGPVWTEEGFAQLHEKVRAELNDTVVEIAKQVEQILTAVFNINKRLKGRVDMTMALGLSDVKAQMAGLVYRGFVTGNGFKRLGDTLRYLQAIEKRLEKMAVDPHRDRAQMLKVESVQQAWQQWLNKLPPARRDDDDVQAIRWMIEELRVSFFAQQLGTPYPISDKRILQAMEQISG; this is translated from the coding sequence ATGACAGAACAACAAAAATTAACCTTCCCGATGCTCCTGCAACAGCTTGATGCCCTGACGCTGCGCGACAAACAGCGCTTTGCCCGCCGTCTGCACGGCGTGAAGAAGGTTAAAAATCCTGATGCACAACAGGCCATTTACCAGGAGATGGCGAAAGAGATTGAACAGGCGGCAGGGAAGGTTGTGCTGCGCGAAGCCGCGCGTCCGGCGATTACCTACCCGGAAAACCTGCCCGTCAGCCAGAAAAAGCAGGACATCCTTGAGGCCGTCCGCGACCACCAGGTGGTGATCGTCGCGGGGGAAACCGGTTCAGGCAAAACTACCCAGCTGCCGAAAATCTGCATGGAGCTGGGGCGCGGGGTGAAAGGCCTGATTGGCCACACCCAGCCGCGTCGTCTGGCGGCGCGCACCGTCGCGAACCGTATTGCCGAAGAGCTGCAAACGGAGCCGGGCGGCTGCATCGGTTACAAGGTGCGATTCAGCGACCACGTTAGCGATAACACCATGGTCAAGCTGATGACGGACGGTATTCTGCTGGCGGAAATCCAGCAGGACAGGCTGCTGATGCAGTACGACACCATCATCATCGATGAAGCGCACGAGCGCAGCCTGAACATCGACTTCCTGCTCGGCTACCTGAAAGAGCTGCTGCCGCGTCGTCCGGATCTGAAAGTCATCATCACCTCCGCGACCATCGACCCGGAACGCTTCTCAAAGCATTTCAACAACGCGCCGATTATCGAGGTGTCAGGACGCACGTACCCGGTAGAAGTGCGCTATCGCCCGATTGTCGAGGAGGCGGACGATACCGAGCGCGACCAGCTGCAGGCCATTTTCGACGCCGTTGACGAGCTGGGCAACGAAAGTGCGGGCGACATCCTGATCTTCATGAGCGGCGAGCGCGAAATCCGCGATACCGCCGACGCGCTCAGCAAGCGCGACCTGCGGCATACGGAGATCCTGCCGCTGTACGCCCGTCTGTCGAACAGCGAGCAAAACCGCGTCTTCCAGCCGCACGGCGGGCGGCGCATCGTGCTGGCGACCAACGTGGCGGAAACCTCGCTGACCGTACCGGGGATCAAATACGTGATCGACCCGGGCACGGCGCGCATCAGCCGCTACAGCTACCGCACCAAGGTGCAGCGGCTGCCGATTGAGCCGGTTTCTCAGGCGTCCGCCAACCAGCGTAAAGGCCGCTGCGGCCGCGTGTCGGAAGGGATCTGTATTCGTCTCTATTCCGAAGACGATTTCCTGTCGCGCCCGGAGTTTACCGACCCGGAAATTCTGCGCACCAACCTGGCGTCCGTTATCCTGCAGATGACCGCCCTGGGGCTGGGCGACATCGCGGCGTTCCCGTTCGTGGAAGCGCCGGACAAACGCAACATTCAGGACGGCGTGCGCCTGCTGGAAGAGCTGGGGGCGATTACCACCGACGAGCAGGCGACGGTCTACAAGCTGACGCCGCTGGGTCGTCAGCTCAGCCAGCTGCCGGTCGACCCGCGCCTGGCGCGCATGGTGCTGGAAGCGCAGAAGCACGGCTGCGTGCGCGAGGCGATGATCATTACCTCGGCGCTCTCCATTCAGGATCCGCGCGAGCGTCCGATGGACAAACAGCAGGCGTCAGATGAAAAGCACCGTCGCTTCCACGACAAAGAGTCCGATTTCCTCGCCTTCGTGAACCTGTGGAACTACCTCGGCGAGCAGCAGAAGGCGCTCTCCTCGAACCAGTTCCGCCGCCAGTGCCGCGTGGACTTCCTCAACTACCTGCGCGTGCGCGAGTGGCAGGATATCTACACCCAGCTGCGCCAGGTGGTGAAAGAGCTGGGTATTCCGGTGAACAGCGAGCCGGCGGAGTACCGCGAGATTCATATCGCGCTGCTGACCGGCCTGCTGTCCCACATTGGGATGAAGGACGCCGAAAAGCAGGAGTATACCGGCGCGCGTAACGCCCGTTTCTCCATCTTCCCGGGTTCCGGCTTGTTCAAGAAGCCGCCGAAATGGACCATGGTCGCGGAGCTGGTGGAAACCAGCCGCCTGTGGGGGCGCATTGCAGCGCGAATCGATCCGGAATGGGTGGAGCCGGTGGCGCAGCACCTGCTAAAACGGTCGTACAGTGAACCGCACTGGGAGCGCGCGCAGGGCGCGGTGATGGCGACCGAGAAGGTGACCGTTTACGGCCTGCCGGTGGTGGCCGCGCGCAAGGTCAACTACAGCCAGATCGATCCGGCGCTCAGCCGCGAGCTGTTTATCCGCCACGCGCTGGTGGAGGGCGACTGGCAGACCCGCCACGCCTTCTTCCGTGAAAACCTCAAGCTGCGCGCCGAGGTGGAAGAGCTGGAGCATAAATCGCGTCGCCGCGACATTCTGGTGGACGACGAGGCGCTGTTCGAGTTTTACGACCAGCGGATCAGCCACGACGTGATTTCCGCCCGCCACTTCGACAGCTGGTGGAAGAAGGCCAGCAAAGAGACGCCGGACCTGCTCAACTTTGAAAAGAGCATGCTGATTAAGGAGGGGGCGGAGTCGGTCAGCAAGCTCGACTACCCAAACTTCTGGCATCAGGGCAACCTCAAGCTGCGCCTGACCTATCAGTTTGAACCGGGGGCCGACGCGGACGGCGTGACCGTCCACATTCCGCTGCCGCTGTTAAACCAGGTCGACGAGAGCGGTTTCGAGTGGCAGATCCCCGGGCTGCGCCGCGAGCTGATCATAGCGCTGATTAAATCGCTGCCGAAGCCGGTGCGCCGTAACTTTGTGCCCGCGCCAAATTACGCGGAAGCGTTTTTGGGCCGCGTCACGCCGCTGGAGCTGCCGCTGCTGGACGCGCTGGAGCGCGAGTTCCGCCGCATGACCGGCACCACCATCGACCGCGAAGACTGGAACTGGGATCAGGTGCCCGATCACCTGAAAATCAGCTTCCGCGTAGTGGATGATAAAAACAAAAAGCTGCTGGAAGGGCGTTCCCTGAGCGAGCTGAAAGAGGCGCTGAAGGGCAAGGTGCAGGAAACCCTCTCCGCCGTGGCGGACGACGGCATCGAGCAGAGCGGGCTGCACATCTGGAGCTTTGGACAGCTTCCGGAAAGCTACGAGCAGAAGCGCGGTAACTATAAGGTGAAAGCCTGGCCCGCGCTGGTGGACGAACGCGACAGCGTGGCGATCAGGCTGTTCGACAATCCACAGGAACAGCAGCAGATGATGTGGCGCGGGCTGCGTCGCCTGCTGCTGCTCAACATCCCGTCGCCGATCAAGTATCTGCACGAGAAGCTGCCGAACAAGGCCAAGCTGGGGCTGTACTTTAACCCGTACGGCAAAGTGCTGGATCTGATTGACGACTGCATCTCCTGCGGCGTGGACAAGCTGATCCACGAGGCGGGCGGCCCGGTCTGGACGGAAGAGGGCTTTGCCCAGCTTCATGAGAAGGTGCGCGCGGAGCTCAACGACACCGTGGTGGAGATTGCCAAACAGGTCGAGCAGATCCTGACCGCCGTGTTCAATATCAACAAGCGCCTGAAGGGGCGCGTGGATATGACCATGGCGCTGGGGCTGTCGGACGTGAAGGCGCAGATGGCGGGGCTGGTCTATCGCGGCTTTGTCACCGGCAACGGCTTTAAGCGCCTCGGCGATACGCTGCGCTATCTGCAGGCGATCGAAAAACGCCTGGAGAAAATGGCGGTCGATCCGCACCGCGACCGCGCGCAGATGCTGAAAGTGGAAAGCGTGCAGCAGGCGTGGCAGCAGTGGCTCAACAAGCTGCCGCCTGCCCGCCGCGACGATGACGACGTGCAGGCGATCCGCTGGATGATCGAGGAGCTGCGCGTCAGCTTCTTTGCCCAGCAGCTCGGCACGCCGTATCCGATTTCGGATAAGCGTATCCTGCAGGCGATGGAGCAGATTTCCGGCTAA
- a CDS encoding MFS transporter: MRLPERDPYAPREWQPHEKPALLGSPSTPEHSTPKRIAYGVVGLLVCLTGALGNAVVTANLQNLQGTFGAWSTEIAWLPAVYVMTNISINLLLVKFRQQYGLRAFTEGFLVLYVLVTFFHLFVNDLSSALMVRAAHGMVAAALSSLGIYYQIQAWPAKHRLKALTIGITGSSLAIPLARLFSTELLQLDEWRGLYFFELGLALISLACVIALKLPPGDRRKVFEKKDFITFFLMAPGMALLCAVLSLGRLDWWFEAPWIGWSLALSLVLIVAAIVFEHNRANPLLNTRWLSSGSIVRLGLIMLLIRIVLAEQNTGVIGWLQYVGLQNEQMTHLAWSIFAGIVCGIVTSCLTIKPTKLAWPIITSLALMIVASLLDSQSNNLTRPDQLMVSQFLLGFGSAFFLAPAMLAAIGGVIADPRNLVSFSVMFGMSQNLGGLLGSAILGTFQTWREKYHSSLLADQLTTLNPLVNERIQLYTQMYKSLIGDSSLLGTQAITQLQTVTALEANILAYNDTYLLTASIAAATLVWILWRLLRLRITARMALKNATGNK, encoded by the coding sequence ATGCGCCTGCCCGAACGCGATCCTTATGCTCCTCGCGAGTGGCAGCCACATGAGAAACCCGCCCTGCTGGGTTCGCCCTCCACGCCCGAGCACAGTACGCCAAAACGTATTGCCTACGGCGTGGTTGGCCTGCTGGTGTGCCTGACGGGGGCGCTGGGAAATGCGGTGGTCACCGCCAATCTGCAAAACCTGCAGGGGACCTTCGGGGCCTGGTCGACCGAAATCGCCTGGCTGCCCGCGGTCTATGTCATGACCAACATCTCCATCAACCTGCTGCTGGTCAAGTTCCGCCAGCAGTACGGTCTGCGCGCCTTCACGGAAGGTTTTCTGGTGCTGTACGTGCTGGTCACCTTCTTCCACCTGTTCGTGAACGATCTCAGTTCGGCGCTGATGGTTCGCGCCGCGCACGGGATGGTGGCCGCCGCGCTCAGCTCGCTGGGGATTTACTATCAGATCCAGGCGTGGCCTGCGAAGCACCGCCTGAAGGCGCTCACCATCGGGATTACCGGGTCGTCGCTCGCCATTCCGCTGGCGCGACTGTTTTCGACCGAGCTGCTGCAGCTGGACGAGTGGCGCGGGCTCTATTTCTTCGAACTGGGGCTGGCGCTGATCTCCCTGGCCTGCGTGATAGCCTTAAAACTGCCGCCGGGCGACCGGCGCAAGGTCTTCGAGAAAAAAGACTTTATCACCTTCTTTTTAATGGCACCCGGAATGGCCCTGCTTTGCGCCGTGCTCTCGTTAGGCCGCCTTGACTGGTGGTTCGAGGCGCCGTGGATCGGCTGGTCGCTGGCGCTCTCGCTGGTGCTGATCGTGGCGGCCATCGTCTTTGAGCATAACCGCGCCAACCCGCTGCTGAATACCCGCTGGCTGTCGAGCGGCAGCATCGTCCGTCTGGGGCTGATCATGCTGCTGATCCGTATCGTGCTGGCAGAGCAAAACACCGGCGTCATCGGCTGGCTGCAGTACGTGGGGTTGCAGAACGAGCAGATGACGCACCTGGCGTGGTCCATTTTTGCCGGGATCGTCTGCGGGATCGTCACCAGCTGTCTGACCATCAAGCCCACGAAGCTGGCGTGGCCGATTATTACCTCCCTGGCGCTGATGATTGTTGCCTCGCTGCTGGACAGCCAGTCCAATAATCTGACCCGCCCGGACCAGCTGATGGTAAGCCAGTTCCTGCTGGGCTTCGGCAGCGCCTTCTTCCTGGCGCCCGCCATGCTGGCCGCGATTGGCGGGGTGATCGCCGACCCGCGCAACCTGGTCAGCTTCTCGGTGATGTTTGGCATGAGCCAGAACCTCGGCGGCCTGCTGGGATCCGCTATCCTCGGCACCTTCCAGACCTGGCGCGAGAAGTACCACTCCAGCCTGCTGGCGGACCAGCTCACCACGCTCAACCCGCTGGTCAACGAGCGCATACAGCTTTATACCCAGATGTATAAAAGCCTGATTGGCGACAGTTCGCTGCTGGGCACGCAGGCGATTACGCAGCTGCAAACGGTGACCGCGCTGGAGGCGAATATTCTGGCCTACAACGATACTTATCTGCTGACGGCGAGCATCGCTGCCGCCACGCTGGTCTGGATTTTATGGCGCTTGCTGCGCCTGCGCATTACTGCCCGTATGGCGCTGAAGAACGCCACCGGCAACAAATAA
- a CDS encoding HlyD family secretion protein, which translates to MSQQDAAKEQANTRKNVRIVSVFTAAAIGIVGVLAILYAWQLPPFTRHAQFTDNAYVRGQTTFISPQVNGYITEVHVQDFVQVKKGDLLLQIDDRIYRQRVHQAEAQLAMKIAALNNNLQQRKSAEATIAKNDAVLKNARAQSLKTQADLKRVKDLTADGSLSIRERDAALASAAQGSADIDQAKATLEMSRQDLQTVIVNRGALEADVENAKAALELAQIDLQNTRIVAPRDGQLGQIAVRLGAYVTAGTHLTTLVPPQHWVIANIKETQLAELRVGQPVKFTVDALNDRAYQGRVESISPATGVEFSAITPDNATGNFVKIAQRIPVRIEVLGKPEDSALLRPGMSVQVTIDTREAK; encoded by the coding sequence ATGAGTCAGCAGGATGCCGCCAAAGAGCAGGCCAACACCCGCAAAAATGTGCGCATTGTTTCCGTTTTCACCGCCGCCGCCATCGGTATTGTCGGCGTGCTGGCGATCCTCTATGCGTGGCAGCTGCCGCCGTTCACCCGCCACGCGCAGTTTACCGATAACGCCTACGTGCGCGGGCAAACGACGTTTATCAGCCCGCAGGTAAATGGCTATATCACGGAGGTCCATGTTCAGGACTTTGTGCAGGTCAAAAAAGGCGACCTGCTGCTGCAGATTGATGACCGTATCTATCGTCAGCGCGTGCATCAGGCCGAGGCGCAGCTGGCGATGAAAATTGCCGCGCTCAATAACAACTTGCAGCAGCGCAAAAGCGCCGAAGCGACCATTGCCAAAAATGACGCCGTGCTCAAAAACGCCCGCGCGCAAAGCCTGAAAACCCAGGCGGATTTAAAGCGGGTAAAAGACCTGACGGCTGACGGCTCGCTTTCCATTCGCGAACGCGACGCGGCGCTGGCCAGTGCCGCCCAGGGCAGCGCCGATATCGACCAGGCCAAGGCGACGCTTGAGATGTCGCGTCAGGATCTGCAGACGGTAATCGTCAATCGCGGCGCGCTGGAGGCGGACGTTGAAAACGCCAAAGCCGCGCTGGAGCTGGCGCAGATTGATCTGCAAAACACCCGCATTGTGGCGCCGCGTGACGGCCAGCTCGGCCAGATCGCCGTGCGTCTTGGTGCCTATGTGACCGCCGGAACCCATCTCACGACTCTGGTTCCCCCTCAGCACTGGGTTATCGCCAATATTAAAGAGACCCAGCTCGCGGAGCTGCGCGTCGGTCAACCGGTGAAGTTCACCGTCGATGCCCTGAACGACAGGGCGTATCAGGGCCGCGTGGAGAGCATCTCTCCCGCAACCGGCGTCGAGTTCAGCGCCATCACGCCGGACAACGCCACCGGCAACTTTGTCAAAATCGCCCAGCGTATTCCGGTGCGCATTGAGGTGCTCGGCAAGCCAGAAGATTCCGCGCTGCTGCGTCCGGGCATGTCGGTGCAGGTGACCATCGATACGCGGGAGGCGAAGTAA
- a CDS encoding O-methyltransferase, translating into MQQQWSAVDNFMISSLIPDDDVLDRVLENNKRAGLPEHDVAANQGQLLALLVRMTQAKRILEIGTLGAYSSIWMARALPPDGKLITLEADPRHADVARQNIHLAGLNDRIELIEGPALGSLENFGDVPPFDLIFIDADKPNNPGYLEWALHYSRPGTVIIGDNVVREGEVVNGQSDDARVQGVRRFIEMTGDNPRLTATALQTVGVKGWDGFTLAMVNG; encoded by the coding sequence ATGCAACAACAGTGGTCTGCAGTAGATAATTTCATGATCTCTTCGCTTATTCCTGACGATGACGTGCTGGATCGGGTCCTGGAAAACAACAAGCGCGCCGGGTTGCCCGAGCACGACGTGGCGGCCAATCAGGGGCAGCTGCTGGCGCTGTTAGTGCGCATGACGCAGGCAAAACGCATTCTCGAGATCGGCACGCTGGGCGCGTACAGTTCAATCTGGATGGCGCGCGCCCTGCCGCCGGACGGCAAGCTGATCACGCTCGAGGCCGACCCGAGGCATGCCGACGTGGCGCGTCAGAATATTCACCTCGCGGGGCTGAACGATCGCATTGAACTGATTGAAGGCCCGGCGCTGGGCTCGCTCGAAAATTTCGGTGACGTTCCGCCGTTCGACCTGATCTTTATTGATGCCGATAAGCCCAATAATCCCGGCTATCTGGAATGGGCGCTGCATTACTCCCGCCCCGGCACGGTGATTATCGGCGATAACGTGGTGCGCGAGGGTGAAGTCGTTAACGGGCAAAGCGACGACGCGCGCGTACAGGGCGTGCGGCGTTTTATCGAAATGACTGGAGATAACCCGCGCTTAACCGCCACCGCGCTGCAAACGGTGGGGGTTAAGGGGTGGGATGGGTTTACGCTGGCGATGGTGAACGGGTGA
- the azoR gene encoding FMN-dependent NADH-azoreductase, whose amino-acid sequence MSKVLVLKSSILAGYSQSGQLSDYFVEQWREQHSADEITVRDLAANPIPVLDGELVGALRPSDAPLSPRQQEALALSDELIAELQAHDVIVINAPMYNFNIPTQLKNYFDLVARAGVTFRYTENGPEGLVKGKRAIVLTSRGGIHKDTPTDLVAPYLSLFLGFIGITDVNFVFAEGIAYGPEVATKAQTDAKAAIDSLVAA is encoded by the coding sequence ATGAGCAAAGTATTAGTTTTGAAATCCAGTATTCTGGCAGGGTACTCTCAGTCTGGTCAGCTGTCTGATTATTTCGTTGAGCAGTGGCGTGAACAGCATTCCGCTGACGAAATCACCGTGCGTGACCTGGCGGCGAACCCAATTCCTGTGCTGGACGGTGAACTGGTTGGCGCCCTGCGTCCAAGCGATGCGCCGCTGAGCCCGCGTCAGCAGGAAGCCCTGGCCCTGTCCGACGAGCTGATTGCTGAGCTGCAGGCGCACGACGTTATCGTGATCAACGCCCCGATGTACAACTTCAACATCCCTACCCAGCTGAAGAACTACTTCGACCTGGTGGCGCGCGCGGGCGTAACCTTCCGCTACACCGAGAACGGCCCTGAAGGCCTGGTGAAAGGCAAGCGTGCGATCGTGCTGACCAGCCGCGGCGGTATCCATAAAGATACCCCAACCGACCTGGTTGCGCCGTACCTGAGCCTGTTCCTTGGCTTCATCGGCATCACTGACGTGAACTTCGTGTTCGCGGAAGGCATCGCTTACGGTCCTGAAGTGGCGACCAAAGCGCAGACCGACGCGAAAGCCGCGATCGACAGCCTGGTTGCTGCCTAA
- a CDS encoding YdcF family protein, translating to MEQTHFPILPDATLAAINTIGEWLAQDDLSGSSQQSDVDAVILAGNAVIPTIDAACRIAAEKQVPLLISGGIGHSTTFLYEAIRKHPRYHALPVTGRAEASILADIARAFWQIPEARLWIEDRSTNCGENARFSWNMLKQYRRTGGRMLVVQDPTMQRRTVATFARVCRDEPVSPQWVSHPGFTPTLQNGKEGVEFSEGNAGLWPVERYLSLVMGELPRLYDDENGYGPAGRDFIAHVEFPEAVTAAWKQLQQDPVLKVAREIT from the coding sequence ATGGAGCAGACCCATTTCCCCATCCTGCCGGATGCCACCCTGGCGGCCATCAATACTATTGGTGAATGGCTGGCGCAGGACGATCTAAGCGGCAGTAGCCAGCAGTCGGACGTCGATGCGGTCATTCTGGCTGGAAACGCCGTTATCCCGACCATTGACGCGGCGTGCCGTATTGCGGCAGAAAAGCAGGTACCGCTGCTGATTAGCGGCGGCATCGGCCATTCGACCACGTTTTTATATGAAGCGATCCGCAAACACCCGCGTTACCACGCTCTACCGGTCACCGGGCGGGCGGAAGCGAGCATTCTTGCCGATATTGCCCGGGCGTTCTGGCAGATCCCCGAGGCGCGCCTGTGGATTGAAGATCGCTCCACCAACTGCGGAGAAAACGCCCGCTTTAGCTGGAACATGCTGAAACAGTACCGGAGAACAGGTGGACGAATGCTGGTGGTGCAGGATCCGACGATGCAGCGCCGCACGGTGGCGACGTTTGCCCGCGTGTGTCGCGATGAGCCCGTTTCACCGCAGTGGGTCAGCCATCCAGGGTTTACGCCGACGCTGCAAAACGGAAAAGAGGGCGTGGAATTCAGCGAGGGCAACGCCGGACTGTGGCCCGTTGAGCGTTACCTTTCGCTGGTGATGGGGGAACTGCCGCGTCTGTACGATGATGAGAACGGCTATGGCCCGGCCGGGCGGGATTTTATCGCGCACGTTGAATTCCCCGAGGCCGTCACCGCCGCATGGAAACAGCTGCAGCAGGATCCGGTCCTGAAGGTGGCGCGAGAGATAACCTAA